One Vibrio tapetis subsp. tapetis DNA segment encodes these proteins:
- a CDS encoding TonB-dependent receptor translates to MYSCSHHKLLLVLLSAQLGVASAFVSTSVQANEASEFNIPAGTLDTVLNEFAIKAGIEFHLNSALSNDLYSPGINGQYNVDDALSLLLSNTGLRAQLQPDGAYRVASEQAGMTLAPIQVRTSLDDGTHRDEEGEYEIYDNDVSSTYLSKEEIERFKGTSAADLFTGMANTHSGEARNGGGSIDPNIRGVQGPGRVPVVIDGTEQGISVYNGYRGASNRNYIDPNLIGGMKVHKGAQINSDINTSVGGAVEVTTLTPQDIVPEGETFGLEFVAESSSNSIEPNVARLHTGKNWQDVPAYAELGGVPLYDDPELRFQTRSDKNDNPVNGEDVAYRLAISGISPKFEWLGAYAYRNRGNYYSGTKDSGFYAQPYKTGDRDGVAGRIPYLQPEHVALNHLPGHEVPNTSSEMESFLLKTTFNMTDFHKLQFSARFTESTHGEILASRSDYRNQDGLPQWPLANVKMQAYSLKFRANPANPYLDLSTNLWTTLTDSRTNTGYGFPNFTHQKSDTPNKIINTATVNREESRVGFNFKNAMTLTEELDLTFSGNYQQHKLAPKEGLQYMIDLYEGPVRAGEREEYNGAITMEWRPLESVIFNAGVRYSQYQSEDHYIKNRLDAGDTKSLETLQRDGYTLRYQTIETFAAEEIAQNVANAEQGVRATFTKDNIAKNINRYQNLMVMFPDRKDEFQQQIQQHQSELANFDNLLASKVQTKVTAAQNETTYTVDHQADWMFNAKNELKLAGNACANAMKQANYVSGSCKASSKSQSRETNTRYKNSGSGWVPSLSTTWLIDDSSRTYARYAETLRFPSLFESTSGFSGNPSFSAPLEPERAKLFEVAYIRYFDTASAKLTYFDQVIEDVMDRDRDSFSFANLDSQRTSGIELQGMFDNDAYFGDASVAYNFRNEVCDENSAARGQILDISNGTDSSDETCVRGGYTQTSYLAAHAAPEYSASIMLGARFFNQDLETGLRGNYVSGSHKDEVIKRTNVTKYDAYIKYIFNKQFEAELIGIMPIV, encoded by the coding sequence TTGTACTCTTGTTCTCATCATAAATTATTGCTCGTGCTACTCAGCGCTCAACTGGGCGTTGCATCTGCATTCGTTTCTACGTCCGTACAGGCCAACGAAGCCTCCGAATTCAATATCCCGGCAGGTACACTCGATACCGTACTTAACGAATTCGCAATAAAAGCAGGGATTGAGTTCCACCTTAATTCAGCACTTTCCAATGACTTATATAGCCCAGGTATTAACGGGCAATATAATGTTGATGATGCCCTTAGTTTACTGCTATCCAACACTGGGTTACGAGCCCAGCTTCAACCCGACGGTGCTTATCGCGTGGCTTCAGAGCAAGCAGGCATGACACTCGCGCCCATTCAAGTACGCACGTCATTAGATGACGGTACTCATCGAGATGAAGAAGGCGAATATGAAATTTATGACAACGACGTATCCAGCACATACTTAAGCAAAGAAGAAATCGAACGCTTTAAAGGCACCAGCGCAGCCGACTTATTTACAGGTATGGCCAACACCCACAGTGGTGAAGCGAGAAATGGAGGCGGCAGTATTGACCCAAACATTCGAGGAGTGCAAGGGCCTGGTCGCGTACCTGTCGTGATTGATGGAACTGAACAAGGTATTTCTGTTTATAACGGCTATCGCGGCGCATCCAACCGAAACTATATCGATCCAAACTTAATCGGCGGAATGAAGGTCCACAAAGGCGCGCAAATAAATTCAGACATCAACACATCAGTCGGTGGCGCGGTAGAAGTTACGACACTGACACCTCAAGACATTGTGCCAGAAGGCGAAACGTTTGGACTCGAGTTTGTCGCTGAAAGCAGCAGCAATTCCATTGAACCCAATGTTGCCCGCTTACACACAGGTAAAAACTGGCAAGATGTTCCGGCTTACGCTGAACTGGGTGGCGTGCCGCTCTATGATGATCCAGAGCTCCGATTCCAGACTCGAAGTGATAAAAATGACAACCCAGTTAACGGTGAAGATGTGGCCTATCGATTAGCCATTTCTGGCATCAGCCCAAAATTTGAATGGCTAGGTGCTTACGCTTATCGCAATCGAGGAAATTATTATTCTGGTACAAAAGATTCTGGTTTTTATGCGCAGCCGTACAAAACCGGGGATCGTGATGGGGTCGCTGGCCGTATCCCCTACTTACAACCAGAACACGTGGCTCTCAATCATCTTCCCGGCCATGAAGTACCCAATACCTCATCTGAAATGGAGTCGTTTCTACTCAAAACCACGTTCAACATGACCGACTTTCATAAACTGCAGTTCAGTGCTCGCTTCACCGAGAGCACCCACGGCGAAATCTTGGCGAGTCGTTCGGATTATCGCAACCAAGACGGCCTACCTCAATGGCCACTTGCCAACGTAAAAATGCAAGCTTACAGCCTAAAATTCAGAGCCAACCCGGCAAACCCGTACTTAGATCTCAGCACCAATTTATGGACAACGCTAACCGACTCTCGAACCAACACAGGGTATGGATTTCCAAACTTCACTCACCAAAAAAGTGATACTCCAAATAAAATCATCAACACCGCAACCGTAAATCGGGAAGAGAGCCGGGTCGGATTTAATTTTAAAAATGCCATGACGTTAACCGAAGAGTTAGACCTAACGTTTTCAGGCAATTACCAGCAGCATAAGTTAGCCCCAAAAGAAGGGCTTCAATACATGATTGACCTATATGAAGGTCCGGTAAGAGCAGGAGAACGCGAGGAGTATAACGGCGCAATTACGATGGAATGGCGACCATTGGAGTCGGTTATTTTCAATGCTGGCGTCCGCTATTCGCAATACCAATCTGAAGATCATTACATCAAAAACCGGTTAGATGCGGGTGATACAAAAAGTTTAGAAACGTTGCAACGAGACGGCTACACACTCCGCTATCAAACCATCGAAACGTTTGCGGCTGAAGAAATCGCTCAAAATGTTGCCAACGCCGAGCAAGGCGTTCGCGCCACATTTACCAAAGATAATATCGCTAAGAACATCAACCGCTACCAAAACTTGATGGTGATGTTCCCCGATAGAAAAGACGAATTTCAACAACAAATACAACAACATCAAAGCGAGTTAGCCAACTTTGATAACTTGCTCGCCTCTAAAGTACAAACGAAAGTCACCGCGGCTCAAAACGAAACCACCTATACGGTGGATCATCAAGCCGATTGGATGTTTAACGCCAAGAATGAGCTAAAACTAGCGGGGAACGCTTGCGCCAACGCAATGAAACAAGCCAATTACGTTAGTGGTAGTTGTAAAGCCTCGAGCAAAAGCCAATCAAGAGAAACCAATACTCGCTATAAAAACAGTGGCAGTGGTTGGGTTCCTTCTTTATCAACCACTTGGTTAATCGATGATTCGAGCCGTACCTACGCGCGCTATGCTGAAACTCTTCGCTTCCCTAGCCTATTTGAAAGCACCAGCGGGTTCTCTGGTAACCCCAGCTTTTCAGCGCCACTAGAACCTGAACGAGCAAAGTTATTTGAAGTTGCCTACATTCGTTACTTTGATACGGCGAGTGCAAAACTCACTTACTTCGATCAAGTTATTGAAGATGTCATGGATCGAGACAGAGACAGCTTCTCGTTTGCAAACCTCGATAGCCAACGCACCAGCGGTATCGAACTGCAAGGCATGTTCGACAATGACGCCTACTTCGGTGATGCTTCTGTCGCATACAATTTCAGAAACGAAGTTTGCGATGAAAACTCGGCAGCTCGTGGGCAAATATTAGATATCAGCAACGGCACAGATTCATCGGATGAGACCTGCGTCCGAGGTGGTTATACCCAAACCAGCTACCTCGCAGCCCATGCCGCGCCTGAATATTCGGCGAGCATAATGCTCGGCGCTCGCTTCTTTAATCAAGACTTGGAAACCGGTTTGCGAGGAAACTATGTGTCGGGCAGCCACAAAGATGAAGTCATCAAGCGCACCAATGTCACGAAGTATGATGCGTACATCAAATACATTTTCAATAAACAATTTGAAGCCGAGTTAATAGGCATAATGCCGATCGTTTAG
- a CDS encoding FecR domain-containing protein: MKQVSRDSIEQASIWMARLWADDVAEHDKQAFQTWRTANPDNEFAWQQLEQIQSKFNAIPQPALSRKVLSKSREMPSNSAPLRGISRRQVLLIGGISLGTLGLVLNSRAERPHGAEYVTSVGEVREITLSDGTQMVMNTATRVFVDFNQYERRLHLLEGEILITSSHHLTPFFVTTKQGKVTPIGTRFSVQQRAEDTLVTVYEGEVALQPERKQMAQHLLAGENATFSRIDLLTKDKNPSADALWLEQKIMAQNTPLPQFMEELSRYRKGVLNVDNNLNELKLTGVFSTLDTDETLFNISQILPVEIQYRTPLWVRVSAKK; encoded by the coding sequence ATGAAACAAGTATCAAGAGACTCTATTGAACAAGCTTCTATTTGGATGGCTCGCCTATGGGCGGATGATGTTGCCGAACATGATAAGCAAGCTTTTCAAACATGGCGCACCGCCAACCCTGATAACGAATTTGCATGGCAACAACTCGAACAAATTCAAAGTAAGTTCAACGCCATCCCTCAACCTGCTCTTAGTCGGAAAGTCCTGTCTAAGTCTAGAGAAATGCCTTCAAACAGCGCGCCTTTACGCGGTATATCTCGCCGCCAAGTCTTGTTAATCGGCGGGATTTCTTTAGGGACTCTTGGTCTCGTGCTCAACAGCCGAGCCGAACGACCACATGGGGCTGAATATGTCACGTCGGTAGGCGAAGTGAGGGAGATTACTTTGTCTGATGGCACTCAAATGGTCATGAATACTGCCACACGAGTCTTTGTAGATTTCAATCAATACGAAAGACGGCTCCATTTGCTGGAAGGAGAAATATTGATCACCAGCTCTCATCATCTCACGCCCTTTTTCGTCACAACAAAACAAGGCAAAGTTACGCCGATTGGAACTCGATTCTCTGTCCAACAGCGAGCAGAAGACACCTTAGTAACGGTATATGAAGGTGAAGTTGCCCTCCAACCTGAACGCAAACAAATGGCTCAACACCTACTCGCTGGAGAAAATGCCACCTTTAGTCGCATCGACTTGCTCACCAAAGATAAAAACCCTTCCGCTGATGCGTTGTGGCTAGAACAAAAAATCATGGCTCAAAATACGCCGTTACCGCAATTCATGGAAGAACTTTCGAGATATAGAAAAGGCGTATTAAACGTAGATAATAACCTTAATGAACTTAAGCTGACTGGCGTTTTTTCAACCCTTGATACCGACGAAACTCTGTTCAATATTAGTCAAATTCTGCCCGTTGAAATCCAATACCGAACGCCTTTGTGGGTGAGAGTCTCAGCAAAAAAATAA
- a CDS encoding sigma-70 family RNA polymerase sigma factor yields MAAICTVNMASIDHMYQEHRSWLSLFIQRRLSCPETTADLVQDTYLRLLVRGKLPEQKDSRRYLTHIAKGLVIDLYRRRNIEAAYLELLEQEPDKTSGSPESQLIVVEALVEVDALLHRLPNKARQALLMRQLEGMSYKQIALELDVSISSVEKYVAKALQGCLLIALEEQN; encoded by the coding sequence ATGGCAGCTATCTGTACGGTAAATATGGCAAGCATTGATCACATGTATCAAGAGCACCGTAGCTGGCTTTCGTTGTTTATTCAGCGCCGATTGAGCTGCCCAGAAACCACAGCCGATCTAGTCCAAGACACCTACTTACGTTTGTTAGTGAGAGGTAAACTGCCTGAACAGAAAGACTCCCGCAGATACTTAACTCATATCGCCAAAGGTTTAGTTATCGACCTGTATCGACGTCGTAATATTGAAGCCGCGTATTTAGAACTCTTAGAGCAGGAACCCGATAAAACTTCGGGGTCTCCCGAATCTCAACTCATTGTCGTCGAAGCTTTGGTTGAAGTAGACGCCCTCCTTCACCGCCTCCCTAATAAGGCGCGACAAGCACTATTAATGCGCCAATTGGAAGGCATGAGTTATAAACAAATCGCCCTAGAATTGGACGTTTCTATTTCGTCGGTTGAAAAGTACGTCGCAAAAGCACTTCAAGGTTGCTTACTCATTGCGCTTGAAGAGCAAAATTAA